One window from the genome of Curtobacterium poinsettiae encodes:
- a CDS encoding AAA family ATPase codes for MSSTLPEEIVELFGDDPHPERSWRLLAPVDQHFVEQIALRAGTDPGRMTRVDFLRLDADARRRRERRMQQWYQSWPYMRTGQYRLAERRIAALPEPKPGRAPDLLAAPFITGESGVGKTFFLKHVAMRAITESAWNRRLDLEDGLVESDPTYRSTWRPVIWHSLQGNPTPKSLFRTLCSSLGVPTGDDPHASFTMAAQRHGVRWIFLDEMQMVNYDGQYGRYLHDALKALQNQGFRLVMGGHNMRSVFRRQKTAAQNAARMQSEARWAFIDFSRYEHRTPQQVKEWRTLLGRLDDRLRLEGHEPGERVLSERFEEYLWVSTLGYANSLATLVTDACIGAMRTPSQRITRALLDDGGVEDRVAQGRQERIRLWESGRLSWSTDWPAWAV; via the coding sequence GTGAGCAGCACGCTGCCCGAAGAGATCGTCGAACTGTTCGGCGATGACCCACACCCGGAGAGGAGCTGGCGACTGCTTGCACCGGTCGATCAGCACTTCGTCGAGCAGATCGCACTGCGCGCCGGTACCGACCCCGGCCGCATGACCCGAGTTGACTTCCTCCGCCTCGACGCTGACGCTCGACGCCGACGGGAACGCCGCATGCAGCAGTGGTACCAGTCATGGCCCTACATGCGGACCGGCCAATACCGCCTCGCCGAACGGCGCATCGCGGCCCTCCCCGAACCGAAACCGGGACGAGCACCCGACCTCCTCGCAGCTCCCTTCATCACCGGTGAGTCAGGCGTCGGAAAGACCTTCTTCCTGAAACACGTCGCGATGCGCGCCATAACCGAGTCCGCATGGAACCGCCGGCTTGATCTCGAAGACGGTCTCGTCGAGTCCGACCCCACGTACCGGTCAACCTGGCGACCGGTCATCTGGCACTCGCTGCAGGGCAACCCCACACCGAAGTCCCTCTTCCGAACGCTTTGCTCGAGTCTCGGCGTCCCCACCGGCGACGACCCGCATGCGTCCTTCACCATGGCCGCGCAGCGTCACGGGGTGCGGTGGATCTTCCTCGACGAGATGCAGATGGTCAACTACGACGGCCAATACGGGCGATACCTCCACGACGCGCTCAAAGCGCTCCAGAACCAGGGTTTCCGGCTCGTGATGGGCGGCCACAACATGCGCAGCGTGTTCCGGCGGCAGAAGACCGCGGCGCAGAACGCCGCACGCATGCAATCAGAGGCGCGGTGGGCGTTCATCGACTTCTCACGGTACGAGCACCGGACGCCGCAACAGGTGAAGGAATGGCGAACGCTCCTGGGCCGGCTGGACGACCGACTGCGGCTCGAGGGTCACGAACCCGGGGAACGAGTCCTCAGCGAGCGGTTCGAGGAATATCTCTGGGTGTCCACGCTTGGATACGCCAACTCTCTTGCAACCCTCGTCACCGACGCCTGCATCGGGGCGATGCGAACCCCATCTCAGCGCATCACACGGGCGCTGCTCGATGACGGTGGCGTGGAAGACCGCGTAGCGCAGGGCCGACAAGAGCGAATACGGCTCTGGGAGTCGGGCCGGCTCTCGTGGTCCACCGACTGGCCGGCATGGGCAGTATGA